One window of the Mycteria americana isolate JAX WOST 10 ecotype Jacksonville Zoo and Gardens unplaced genomic scaffold, USCA_MyAme_1.0 Scaffold_141, whole genome shotgun sequence genome contains the following:
- the KASH5 gene encoding protein KASH5 yields the protein MAAEGPPAPSHGTPGAAVPPREAALPAVEAETPQDLSQTAQGSTAMRQGESCCSEEFIINCIFTTCDTEQTGTVLAQQVVEYLQVVTGQSSEEGQLRVLRHMLDPKAAGMALDLPTFHAIMREWIMSCQQEGGSWLAEEQDAAAGDLGLVLAAVEGHTALAAVQLEGDGGNTDITSPKSHPSSTEAAGLRSHAKQLAAQNAKLHRDAELAEELNACMAEEMAELKAQLRWSMPKCQCPAVPGSSQQALEQARAAAEELEDLKAVAKGLEEENSELRQQARQLVRGPASSLPEKEQQCQCSRADSLQEEKQQLLAEGCRLREQIQGLAAEKAELEARLCRCTALLSSRDAALAQAGQQVEELTVALGEYDRVVQELRLETTRLRNQLGRMQDAWAVYVAASAGPGGTRGWDALAREPSSGSSVIGSARHLWCPLGEADVLEQPLGTEIEATCRVRVGARGPWGGHPGC from the exons ATGGCTGCGGAggggcccccagccccctcgcaCGGCACCCCAGGCGCTGCTGTCCCCCCCAGGGAGGCTGCTCTGCCGGCAGTGGAGGCAGAGACCCCGCAGGACCTGTCACAAA cagcccagggcagcacgGCCATGCGCCAGGGCgagagctgctgctcagaggagTTCATCATCAACTGCATCTTCACCACCTGTGACACTGAGCAGACAG GGACcgtgctggcacagcaggtgGTCGAGTACCTGCAGGTGGTGACAGGGCAGAGCAGCGAGGAGGGCCAGCTGCGGGTGCTGCGCCACATGCTGGACCCCAAGGCGGCGGGCATGGCACTGGACTTGCCCACCTTCCATGCCATCATGAGGGAGTGGATCATGTCATGCCAGCAGGAGGG GGGCTCATGGCTCGCCGAGGAGCAGGATGCAGCGGCAGGCGACCTTGGCCTAGTGCTGGCGG CAGTGGAAGGACACACGGCCTTGGCAGCTGTGCAGCTCGAGGGCGACGGTGGCAACACGGACATCACGAGCCC CAaatcccaccccagcagcaccgaAGCCGCCGGCCTGCGCAGCCACGCCAAGCAGCTGGCCGCCCAGAATGCCAAGCTGCACCGGGATGCTGAGTTGGCCGAGGAGCTCAACGCCTGTATGGCTGAGGAGATGGCAGAGCTGAAGGCTCAGCTGCGATG GAGCATGCCAaagtgccagtgcccggctgtcCCCGGTAGCAGCCAGCAGGCGCTGGAGCAGGCCAGAGCTGCCGCTGAGGAGCTCGAGGACCTGAAGGCCGTGGcgaaggggctggaggaggagaacagcGAGCTCCGCCAGCAGGCACGCCAGCTGGTGAGAGGCCCGGCCTCCTCACTCCCG gaaAAGGAGCAGCAGTGCCAGTGCTCACGAGCCGACAGCCTCCAGGAGGAG aagcagcagctgctcgcCGAGGGCTGTAGGCTGAGGGAGCAGATCCAGGGACTGGCAGCTGAGAAGGCCGAGCTAGAG gcCCGGCTCTGCCGCTGCACAGCACTCCTCTCTTCCCGGGACGCGGCCCTTGCCCAG GCAGGGCAGCAAGTGGAGGAGCTGACAGTGGCGCTTGGGGAGTACGACAGGGTGGTGCAG GAGCTGCGGCTGGAGACGACGCGGCTCCGCAACCAGCTGGGCCGGATGCAGGATGCCTGGGCCGTGTACGTCGCCGCCTCTGCTGGGCCAGGAGGGACGCGTGGGTGGGACGCCCTGGCACGCGAGCCCAGCTCCGGCTCCTCGGTGATAGGAAGCGCCAGGCAT CTGTGGTGCCCGCTCGGTGAGGCCGATGTCCTAGAGCAGCCGCTCGGCACTGAGATTGAGGCAACGTGCCGGGTAAGGGTGGGGGCGCgggggccctggggagggcaccccggctgctga
- the FLT3LG gene encoding fms-related tyrosine kinase 3 ligand isoform X5, with the protein MDPAPPGSALTPWLILDYPVAMPSNLEMDSGCSDLWGLHFGAAALGRMAGVAGGALALQLQAVAAHIAFVAECHIHDPQGCVQLETVNVSQLLGTLVQHLRGLQGRPLHFPGCARLRCRPALAGDPGIRAGWDLSGRAGSQGRTQAGLRCWCCRIGAAGEMGTPRLSPGGTEGPWGLQGSPSGGRDGTPQSHGETGGPWPLTATPRDP; encoded by the exons ATGGacccggccccccccggctccgcTCTG ACCCCTTGGCTGATCCTGGACTACCCCGTGGCGATGCCCAGCAACCTGGAAATG gACAGCGGCTGCTCCGACCTCTGGGGGCTGCACTTTGGGGCGGCGGCACTGGGGCGCATggcaggggtggcagggggggCGCTGGCCCTCCAGCTCCAGGCTGTCGCCGCCCACATCGCCTTTGTGGCTGAGTGCCACATCCAT gacccccagggctgtgtccagctggaGACGGTGAATGTGTCGCAGTTGCTGGGAACCCTCGTGCAGCACctgagggggctgcaggggcgaCCCCTCCACTTCCCCGGCTGCGCCCGCCTGCGCTGCCGCCCAG CCCTTGCAGGGGACCCTGGCATCCGAGCAGGATGGGACCTGAGCGGCCGAGCGGGGAGCCAGGGACGGACTCAG GCTGGCCTGAGATGCTGGTGCTGCAGGATCGGGGCTGCTGGAGAGATGGGGACCCCCCGGCTCTCCCCCGGAGGCACGGAAGGaccctgggggctgcaggggagcccCTCTGGGGGCCGTGACGGGACCCCCCAGAGCCACGGAGAGACTGGGGGGCCCTGGCCCCTCACAGCCACCCCACGGGACCCATAA
- the FLT3LG gene encoding fms-related tyrosine kinase 3 ligand isoform X1, whose protein sequence is MDPAPPGSALVPLLLLLAVPPPGGCCSFDFNPISSTFSTHVDALTPWLILDYPVAMPSNLEMDSGCSDLWGLHFGAAALGRMAGVAGGALALQLQAVAAHIAFVAECHIHDPQGCVQLETVNVSQLLGTLVQHLRGLQGRPLHFPGCARLRCRPALAGDPGIRAGWDLSGRAGSQGRTQAGLRCWCCRIGAAGEMGTPRLSPGGTEGPWGLQGSPSGGRDGTPQSHGETGGPWPLTATPRDP, encoded by the exons ATGGacccggccccccccggctccgcTCTG gtccccctcctgctcctcctggccgtgcccccccccggcGGCTGCTGCTCCTTCGACTTCAACCCCATCAGCAGCACCTTCAGCACCCACGTGGACGCCCTG ACCCCTTGGCTGATCCTGGACTACCCCGTGGCGATGCCCAGCAACCTGGAAATG gACAGCGGCTGCTCCGACCTCTGGGGGCTGCACTTTGGGGCGGCGGCACTGGGGCGCATggcaggggtggcagggggggCGCTGGCCCTCCAGCTCCAGGCTGTCGCCGCCCACATCGCCTTTGTGGCTGAGTGCCACATCCAT gacccccagggctgtgtccagctggaGACGGTGAATGTGTCGCAGTTGCTGGGAACCCTCGTGCAGCACctgagggggctgcaggggcgaCCCCTCCACTTCCCCGGCTGCGCCCGCCTGCGCTGCCGCCCAG CCCTTGCAGGGGACCCTGGCATCCGAGCAGGATGGGACCTGAGCGGCCGAGCGGGGAGCCAGGGACGGACTCAG GCTGGCCTGAGATGCTGGTGCTGCAGGATCGGGGCTGCTGGAGAGATGGGGACCCCCCGGCTCTCCCCCGGAGGCACGGAAGGaccctgggggctgcaggggagcccCTCTGGGGGCCGTGACGGGACCCCCCAGAGCCACGGAGAGACTGGGGGGCCCTGGCCCCTCACAGCCACCCCACGGGACCCATAA
- the FLT3LG gene encoding fms-related tyrosine kinase 3 ligand isoform X2, which produces MDPAPPGSALVPLLLLLAVPPPGGCCSFDFNPISSTFSTHVDALTPWLILDYPVAMPSNLEMDSGCSDLWGLHFGAAALGRMAGVAGGALALQLQAVAAHIAFVAECHIHDPQGCVQLETVNVSQLLGTLVQHLRGLQGRPLHFPGCARLRCRPGDPGIRAGWDLSGRAGSQGRTQAGLRCWCCRIGAAGEMGTPRLSPGGTEGPWGLQGSPSGGRDGTPQSHGETGGPWPLTATPRDP; this is translated from the exons ATGGacccggccccccccggctccgcTCTG gtccccctcctgctcctcctggccgtgcccccccccggcGGCTGCTGCTCCTTCGACTTCAACCCCATCAGCAGCACCTTCAGCACCCACGTGGACGCCCTG ACCCCTTGGCTGATCCTGGACTACCCCGTGGCGATGCCCAGCAACCTGGAAATG gACAGCGGCTGCTCCGACCTCTGGGGGCTGCACTTTGGGGCGGCGGCACTGGGGCGCATggcaggggtggcagggggggCGCTGGCCCTCCAGCTCCAGGCTGTCGCCGCCCACATCGCCTTTGTGGCTGAGTGCCACATCCAT gacccccagggctgtgtccagctggaGACGGTGAATGTGTCGCAGTTGCTGGGAACCCTCGTGCAGCACctgagggggctgcaggggcgaCCCCTCCACTTCCCCGGCTGCGCCCGCCTGCGCTGCCGCCCAG GGGACCCTGGCATCCGAGCAGGATGGGACCTGAGCGGCCGAGCGGGGAGCCAGGGACGGACTCAG GCTGGCCTGAGATGCTGGTGCTGCAGGATCGGGGCTGCTGGAGAGATGGGGACCCCCCGGCTCTCCCCCGGAGGCACGGAAGGaccctgggggctgcaggggagcccCTCTGGGGGCCGTGACGGGACCCCCCAGAGCCACGGAGAGACTGGGGGGCCCTGGCCCCTCACAGCCACCCCACGGGACCCATAA
- the FLT3LG gene encoding fms-related tyrosine kinase 3 ligand isoform X6, whose product MDPAPPGSALVPLLLLLAVPPPGGCCSFDFNPISSTFSTHVDALTPWLILDYPVAMPSNLEMDPQGCVQLETVNVSQLLGTLVQHLRGLQGRPLHFPGCARLRCRPALAGDPGIRAGWDLSGRAGSQGRTQAGLRCWCCRIGAAGEMGTPRLSPGGTEGPWGLQGSPSGGRDGTPQSHGETGGPWPLTATPRDP is encoded by the exons ATGGacccggccccccccggctccgcTCTG gtccccctcctgctcctcctggccgtgcccccccccggcGGCTGCTGCTCCTTCGACTTCAACCCCATCAGCAGCACCTTCAGCACCCACGTGGACGCCCTG ACCCCTTGGCTGATCCTGGACTACCCCGTGGCGATGCCCAGCAACCTGGAAATG gacccccagggctgtgtccagctggaGACGGTGAATGTGTCGCAGTTGCTGGGAACCCTCGTGCAGCACctgagggggctgcaggggcgaCCCCTCCACTTCCCCGGCTGCGCCCGCCTGCGCTGCCGCCCAG CCCTTGCAGGGGACCCTGGCATCCGAGCAGGATGGGACCTGAGCGGCCGAGCGGGGAGCCAGGGACGGACTCAG GCTGGCCTGAGATGCTGGTGCTGCAGGATCGGGGCTGCTGGAGAGATGGGGACCCCCCGGCTCTCCCCCGGAGGCACGGAAGGaccctgggggctgcaggggagcccCTCTGGGGGCCGTGACGGGACCCCCCAGAGCCACGGAGAGACTGGGGGGCCCTGGCCCCTCACAGCCACCCCACGGGACCCATAA
- the FLT3LG gene encoding fms-related tyrosine kinase 3 ligand isoform X4: protein MDPAPPGSALVPLLLLLAVPPPGGCCSFDFNPISSTFSTHVDALTPWLILDYPVAMPSNLEMDSGCSDLWGLHFGAAALGRMAGVAGGALALQLQAVAAHIAFVAECHIHDPQGCVQLETVNVSQLLGTLVQHLRGLQGRPLHFPGCARLRCRPGPPLTTPAVQHEGTLGSRPGPPAPGIHGLVLLGGLGGALGLAAAAWVLWRRPCAQGTLASEQDGT, encoded by the exons ATGGacccggccccccccggctccgcTCTG gtccccctcctgctcctcctggccgtgcccccccccggcGGCTGCTGCTCCTTCGACTTCAACCCCATCAGCAGCACCTTCAGCACCCACGTGGACGCCCTG ACCCCTTGGCTGATCCTGGACTACCCCGTGGCGATGCCCAGCAACCTGGAAATG gACAGCGGCTGCTCCGACCTCTGGGGGCTGCACTTTGGGGCGGCGGCACTGGGGCGCATggcaggggtggcagggggggCGCTGGCCCTCCAGCTCCAGGCTGTCGCCGCCCACATCGCCTTTGTGGCTGAGTGCCACATCCAT gacccccagggctgtgtccagctggaGACGGTGAATGTGTCGCAGTTGCTGGGAACCCTCGTGCAGCACctgagggggctgcaggggcgaCCCCTCCACTTCCCCGGCTGCGCCCGCCTGCGCTGCCGCCCAG GCCCCCCGCTGACCACCCCTGCGGTGCAGCATGAGGGGACCCTGGGGTCCAGGCCGGGCCCCCCTGCCCCCGGCATCCacgggctggtgctgctgggggggctcgggggggccctGGGCCTGGCGGCAGCGGCCTGGGTCCTGTGGAGGCGGCCCTGTGCCCAG GGGACCCTGGCATCCGAGCAGGATGGGACCTGA
- the FLT3LG gene encoding fms-related tyrosine kinase 3 ligand isoform X3, producing the protein MDPAPPGSALVPLLLLLAVPPPGGCCSFDFNPISSTFSTHVDALTPWLILDYPVAMPSNLEMDSGCSDLWGLHFGAAALGRMAGVAGGALALQLQAVAAHIAFVAECHIHDPQGCVQLETVNVSQLLGTLVQHLRGLQGRPLHFPGCARLRCRPGPPLTTPAVQHEGTLGSRPGPPAPGIHGLVLLGGLGGALGLAAAAWVLWRRPCAQPLQGTLASEQDGT; encoded by the exons ATGGacccggccccccccggctccgcTCTG gtccccctcctgctcctcctggccgtgcccccccccggcGGCTGCTGCTCCTTCGACTTCAACCCCATCAGCAGCACCTTCAGCACCCACGTGGACGCCCTG ACCCCTTGGCTGATCCTGGACTACCCCGTGGCGATGCCCAGCAACCTGGAAATG gACAGCGGCTGCTCCGACCTCTGGGGGCTGCACTTTGGGGCGGCGGCACTGGGGCGCATggcaggggtggcagggggggCGCTGGCCCTCCAGCTCCAGGCTGTCGCCGCCCACATCGCCTTTGTGGCTGAGTGCCACATCCAT gacccccagggctgtgtccagctggaGACGGTGAATGTGTCGCAGTTGCTGGGAACCCTCGTGCAGCACctgagggggctgcaggggcgaCCCCTCCACTTCCCCGGCTGCGCCCGCCTGCGCTGCCGCCCAG GCCCCCCGCTGACCACCCCTGCGGTGCAGCATGAGGGGACCCTGGGGTCCAGGCCGGGCCCCCCTGCCCCCGGCATCCacgggctggtgctgctgggggggctcgggggggccctGGGCCTGGCGGCAGCGGCCTGGGTCCTGTGGAGGCGGCCCTGTGCCCAG CCCTTGCAGGGGACCCTGGCATCCGAGCAGGATGGGACCTGA